A region from the Coffea eugenioides isolate CCC68of chromosome 9, Ceug_1.0, whole genome shotgun sequence genome encodes:
- the LOC113783755 gene encoding probable purine permease 10: protein MEEAQEQSSIIKGSEAKEMMSPGIFQGDLQSDAPCLRQYTWWLQVAIYTILTLAGQTVGVLLGRLYFDKGGNSEWMATLVQNIGFPVLLPFLLSSPSKTRNQETGIVRPSFVVLASTYTFLGLCLAGESLLYSLGLKYLPVSTFSLINTSQLAFNALFAYFLNSQKLTPFIINSLVLLTLSSVVLVIQDDSEDSNKTSNNKYTAGVICTIAASALYSFMLSATQLIIQKILKKETFRLIIDLTIYKSLVATVAITIGIFVSGQWKSLKSEMEEFKLGKVSYIMTLLWTAVSWQVFDLGCNGLIFKVSSLFSNVISVVGLPVAPVLAVVFFHDKVTGAKVLSLLLALWGFTSYVYQQYLDDMKAKADRNSTSNEVVEASSVGIK, encoded by the exons ATGGAGGAAGCTCAAGAACAGTCATCAATCATCAAAG GTTCTGAAGCTAAAGAAATGATGTCGCCTGGAATTTTCCAAGGTGACCTTCAATCAGATGCGCCATGCCTTAGGCAGTATACGTGGTGGCTTCAAGTTGCCATTTATACAATCCTCACACTTGCTGGCCAGACAGTTGGCGTTCTCTTGGGAAGATTGTATTTTGACAAGGGTGGAAATAGTGAATGGATGGCTACATTGGTGCAAAACATAGGCTTTCCAGTACTTCTTCCTTTCCTGCTTTCTTCACCCTCAAAAACTCGAAATCAAGAAACTGGCATTGTCCGGCCATCATTTGTGGTTTTAGCTTCAACTTATACCTTCCTTGGTCTATGTCTAGCAGGGGAATCTCTGTTATACTCACTTGGTCTAAAATACCTTCCAGTTTCCACTTTTTCTCTAATCAACACGAGCCAATTAGCCTTCAATGCTCTCTTTGCATATTTCCTCAACTCACAGAAGCTTACTCCTTTCATAATAAACTCGCTCGTGTTGCTGACTCTCTCCTCTGTAGTCCTCGTAATCCAAGATGATTCTGAAGATTCCAACAAAACCTCTAACAACAAATACACAGCTGGGGTCATATGCACTATTGCTGCATCTGCCTTGTATTCCTTTATGCTCTCTGCAACACAACTCATCATTCAAAAAATactgaaaaaagaaactttcaGACTGATAATTGATCTGACAATATATAAGTCCTTAGTTGCAACAGTTGCAATCACAATAGGGATTTTTGTCAGTGGACAATGGAAGAGTTTGAAGTCAGAAATGGAGGAGTTTAAGCTGGGGAAAGTGTCGTATATCATGACCTTGCTTTGGACCGCGGTATCATGGCAAGTTTTTGATCTTGGTTGCAACGGACTGATTTTCAAAGTTTCATCTCTATTCTCCAATGTCATTAGTGTTGTAGGCTTGCCTGTCGCTCCAGTTCTAGCTGTGGTATTTTTCCATGATAAGGTAACTGGTGCTAAGGTCTTATCCTTACTCTTAGCATTATGGGGATTTACATCATATGTTTATCAGCAGTATCTTGATGATATGAAGGCCAAGGCTGACAGGAATTCAACTTCCAATGAAGTTGTTGAAGCTTCCTCAGTTGGAATCAAGTAG